The Brassica napus cultivar Da-Ae chromosome C7, Da-Ae, whole genome shotgun sequence genome has a segment encoding these proteins:
- the LOC106444357 gene encoding GATA transcription factor 18 produces the protein MMHTPYNTSTQGQYCHYCAMFHHHSQSCCYNNNNSNAGVYEQNGEDYYSSSVVDCTLSLGTPSTRLCEEDENRRRTTSYGPSSCISNFWDLIHTKNNNSNTKPSFDFPSFSTGNPIKPTRGCPSGNGGGDSLLARRCANCDTTSTPLWRNGPRGPKSLCNACGIRFKKEERRTTAASGNAVVGASPVAGDPYGHHNASYNITTSHNNSGTSWAQHTTQRAPCNYPANEIRFMDDYSSPGANNNGDSDGSHGGVPFLSWRLNVADRASLVNDFTR, from the exons ATGATGCATACTCCGTACAATACTTCAACACAGGGGCAATATTGTCATTATTGCGCAATGTTCCACCACCATAGCCAAAGCTGctgctacaacaacaacaactcaaaCGCCGGCGTTTACGAGCAGAACGGCGAAGATTATTACTCTTCCTCCGTCGTTGACTGCACTCTATCTCTTGGCACTCCTTCCACACGTCTCTGCGAGGAGGATGAGAATCGCAGACGCACTACTTCCTATGGTCCTTCCTCTTGCATTTCCAACTTCTGGGACTTGATTCACACCAAAAACAACAACTCCAATACGAAGCCGTCTTTTGACTTCCCTTCTTTCTCCACTGGTAATCCCATCAAGCCAACACGCGGTTGCCCCAGCGGTAACGGCGGTGGCGACTCTCTCCTCGCCCGACGCTGTGCCAATTGTGACACCACTTCGACTCCACTCTGGAGAAATGGTCCTAGAGGCCCTAAG TCCCTATGCAACGCATGCGGCATTCGTTTCaagaaggaagagagaagaacCACGGCGGCTTCAGGGAATGCCGTCGTCGGAGCCTCACCTGTAGCAGGCGATCCGTACGGACATCATAACGCCAGCTACAACATTACCACTAGTCACAACAACAGTGGTACTTCGTGGGCTCAGCACACGACGCAGAGGGCTCCGTGCAACTATCCGGCAAACGAGATCAGGTTCATGGATGATTACAGCAGCCCTGGAGCTAATAATAACGGTGACTCTGACGGTAGCCACGGCGGCGTTCCGTTTCTTTCGTGGAGGCTAAATGTAGCAGATAGGGCAAGTCTTGTCAATGACTTTACGagatga
- the LOC106444356 gene encoding zinc-finger homeodomain protein 7-like, whose product MEHGGKCNAITSTTITLKAKPHTNPDPKTKPGSDPFLIKKENQKPRTRSDQAAKYEECQKNHAALTGGQVVDGCCEFMPGGEEGTPGALKCAACNCHRSFHRKEVYGHRNSTQEELISPTFYRSSNSYKAIHPRGVYPTGEIGRRTSSSSEDMKKILNQNSDGKGLTMIMRKKKRVRTKINEGQKKKMKEFAQRLGWSIQKKDEEEIDKFCRTVNLRRQVFRVWMHNNKQAMKRNGNICDLQKLN is encoded by the coding sequence ATGGAGCATGGAGGAAAGTGCAATGCAATTACTTCCACAACAATAACCTTAAAAGCAAAACCACATACCAACCCGGATCCGAAAACCAAACCCGGTTCAGATCCATTCTTGATCaagaaagaaaaccaaaaaccgagGACGCGTTCCGACCAAGCAGCCAAGTACGAGGAGTGTCAGAAGAACCACGCGGCCTTAACCGGAGGACAGGTGGTGGACGGATGCTGCGAGTTCATGCCCGGAGGAGAAGAGGGCACTCCAGGTGCGCTAAAATGCGCAGCCTGCAACTGCCACCGGAGTTTCCACCGGAAGGAAGTGTACGGACATAGAAACAGTACACAAGAAGAGCTAATATCTCCGACGTTTTACCGTAGTAGCAACTCGTACAAGGCGATCCATCCACGTGGAGTGTATCCGACGGGTGAGATTGGACGGAGGACATCATCGTCGAGCGAGGATATGAAGAAGATATTGAACCAAAATAGTGATGGAAAAGGTCTGACGATGAttatgaggaagaagaaaaggGTTAGGACAAAGATTAACGAAggacaaaagaagaagatgaaggagtTTGCACAGAGGCTAGGGTGGAGTATtcaaaagaaagatgaagaagagattgATAAGTTTTGTAGGACGGTGAATCTGAGGAGACAGGTTTTCAGAGTGTGGATGCATAATAACAAGCAAGCAATGAAGAGGAATGGTAACATTTGTGATCTGCAAAAGTTAAATTAA
- the LOC125589923 gene encoding uncharacterized protein LOC125589923 codes for MIFPFHITKQTCPTYSNKHKNTPNERNSTFSHNTTMFRAMSTRKIHGGYEKLMEEEPILKKGTSVPASVYGNSRNPVQDAKTPTSKPTGGSVHHLLNLFNVRFQRKKKKKKPTGGSVHPLLSLFRF; via the coding sequence ATGATATTTCCTTTTCATATCACAAAGCAAACTTGTCCTACGTACTCAAATAAACACAAGAACACACCTAACGAAAGAAACTCAACCTTTTCCCACAATACTACCATGTTTAGAGCCATGAGCACAAGAAAAATCCACGGCGGCTACGAAAAGCTCATGGAAGAAGAACCGATATTAAAGAAGGGCACGAGCGTTCCGGCTAGTGTTTATGGTAATTCAAGAAACCCGGTTCAAGATGCGAAGACGCCGACGTCAAAACCAACAGGTGGTTCTGTTcatcatttgctaaatttattcAATGTTCGTtttcagaggaagaagaagaagaagaaaccaaccGGTGGTTCTGTTCATCCTTTGCTAAGTTTATTTCGTTTTtag
- the LOC106440127 gene encoding uncharacterized protein LOC106440127: MPTFSAIALDRMIEPGASTSAETTVPSTNSQYYYSKPPISKVDKAKSLNERRRTFTRPKMSPALYATPDAIPLPNSPSSFPPSPYIINHKSRGPPRLLKSSSEANVASQQKTVEDEAADVKASPRRKSTSFSFPTEEDFGGVVDGPFGSWSGKSDLDSAANGLERENNLPEPVFKAEKESESEDFYDPGESASFTSNAEVEGDAGEDGSQKLATTVGEFYDAWDELSTDSGMQTSANNIESELREIRLSLLIEIEKRKQTEEALEQIQTHWLKLREQLAQVGLFIPINPTTSTNNMNLSEELRCQLEVARFVSDSLSRGMAKAEAEMVMESKLETKNFEITRLSDRVHYYEAVNREMSQRNQEAIEVARRKRQKRKKRQRWIWGSIAATITLGSAALAWSYIPTASKPSSEVSQTLKDD, encoded by the exons ATGCCTACTTTCTCTGCTATTGCTTTGGATAGAATGATAGAGCCAGGAGCTTCCACATCTGCCGAGACCACCGTTCCAAGCACAAACTCGCAGTATTATTATTCAAAGCCACCAATATCAAAGGTGGATAAAGCTAAATCACTTAATGAGAGGAGGAGGACGTTCACTCGTCCTAAGATGTCACCTGCTCTCTACGCCACTCCTGATGCTATCCCGCTACCTAACTCCCCGTCTTCCTTCCCGCCGTCGCCTTATATCATCAACCACAAGTCCCGCGGGCCGCCGCGGCTTTTGAAGAGCTCTTCCGAGGCTAATGTGGCTTCCCAGCAGAAGACTGTGGAAGATGAAGCTGCAGACGTAAAGGCTTCACCTCGGAGGAAGTCTACTTCGTTCTCGTTTCCTACCGAAGAGGATTTTGGTGGGGTTGTTGATGGTCCTTTTGGGAGTTGGAGTGGGAAGTCGGATTTGGATAGTGCTGCCAATGGTTTAGAGCGGGAAAACAATCTGCCGGAGCCTGTCTTCAAAGCAGAAAAGGAGAGTGAGTCTGAAGATTTCTATGACCCTGGTGAGTCAGCAAGCTTTACAAGTAACGCAGAGGTAGAGGGTGATGCAGGAGAGGATGGTTCACAGAAACTTGCTACCACTGTGGGAGAGTTTTATGATGCTTGGGATG AACTATCAACCGACAGTGGAATGCAGACTTCAGCTAACAACATTGAATCTGAACTAAGGGAGATAAGGCTGAGTTTACTGATTGAAattgaaaagagaaaacaaacagAAGAAGCTCTAGAGCAGATACAAACACATTGGCTGAAACTCCGTGAGCAGCTGGCTCAGGTCGGTCTGTTCATTCCTATCAATCCTACCACGTCAACCAACAACATGAACCTATCGGAAGAACTACGTTGCCAACTCGAGGTTGCTAGGTTTGTCTCAGACTCTCTAAGCAGAGGTATGGCCAAGGCAGAGGCAGAGATGGTGATGGAATCTAAACTCGAAACTAAGAACTTTGAGATTACAAGATTGTCTGACCGAGTACACTACTACGAAGCCGTGAACCGAGAAATGTCCCAGCGAAACCAAGAGGCCATAg AGGTGGCACGACGAAAGAggcagaagagaaagaagaggcaGAGATGGATATGGGGATCAATTGCAGCAACCATTACTCTAGGAAGCGCGGCGTTGGCATGGTCTTACATTCCTACTGCATCAAAACCATCTTCTGAAGTATCACAAACTCTTAAGGATGATTAA
- the LOC106442494 gene encoding lipid phosphate phosphatase epsilon 1, chloroplastic-like codes for MAVLVTRFARRDGREQQSVLVEQKASINGSPELRYELVAGHGVEAIVNRLSKWVVFILFASIILLRHDGTALWGIIGSVSNATLCVVLKRILNQARPATTSRTDPGMPSSHAQSISYISLFAILSVLEWLGTSKVSMFLSCLIIASDTVKGFSEASHKQSSGSWCNRGFCFLHLLVHNVELASP; via the exons ATGGCCGTTTTAGTTACAAGATTTGCTCGCAGAGATGGAAGGGAACAACAGTCTGTGTTGGTCGAGCAAAAAGCTTCCATCAATGGGTCTCCAGAGCTCCGGTACGAATTGGTCGCTGGTCATGGGGTTGAAGCCATTGTTAATCGTCTT AGCAAATGGGTTGTGTTTATTCTGTTTGCTTCCATCATTCTTCTGAGGCATGATGGTACAGCCTTGTGGGGAATCATTGGATCCGTTTCGAATGCGACTCTATGTGTAGTACTCAAACGTATACTTAACCAAGCGAGACCTGCTACAACCTCGCGAACTGATCCCGGGATGCCATCTAGTCACGCCCAGTCTATTTCTTACATATCTCTCTTTGCTATTTTATCTG TTTTGGAATGGCTTGGAACCAGTAAAGTGTCTATGTTCCTTAGCTGCCTCATCATCGCGTCAG ATACGGTTAAGGGTTTCTCAGAAGCTTCACACAAGCAGTCAAGTGGTAGTTGGTGCAATCGTGGGTTCTGTTTTCTGCATCTTCTGGTACACAACGTGGAACTCGCTTCTCCTTGA